The sequence GGCTCGGCGGTTTGCTTCCGCGAAACTCAGCCGCTGGCCATCCGATACGAGAAAGTCGGCGTCAGGGATTTGTTCGGCCTGGCGGCGGAGCATGCGGCCGAGCAGGCGTTCTTCGGGTTTTTTCAGGTCAAGTCTGTTCACAGGCGCCGATTTATATCCTAAGACCGGGGAAGGAAAGGAATTTGATCCAATGGCAGAATTCTCAAGAGATGAACTCGAAGAAATGGTGAGCCGTTTCGTGGCGGGAAACCTGGAGGCCGGACGCACCGGGGATTGGAGTGCGATGCCACAATTCTACACCGAAGAAGCCATCTACTCCTGGGGCAATGGCCCCAAATATGAATTCGTCGCGCGCGGGCGACAGGAGATTGCCGACTACGCCTACGGGAGCGAGATGGAAGGTCTCGAGACCTGGCATTACCCGTACGTTCGCACGTTGGTCGATGAGAAAAAGGGCGAGTTCATGGGCTTCTGGCGCCAATTGGCCCCTGTCGAAGGCCCGGACGGAACGCCCTACGAGATCGGCGGGACGGGCGGTTCCTGGTTTCGCTATGCCGGCAATTTCCAATGGTGCTGGCAGCGGGATTTCTTCGATACGGCCTGCTCGGGGGCTACATTTCAGCAGATGTGGAAAGACGGCGTTCTGACCCCTGCAATGCAGGCTCGTTTGAAAAAGGGAAGTCGGATGCCCGGCTGGGTCAAGGCCGGCAGTTTCGATTGGTACGCCACATTGGCCGACCGGGAAGACGAAAACTAACGAAAAATATAGACTTTTCTGCATATCGCCGGTCGGCGTCGCTTGACCACGCAGCGGTTTCGCAGGACAACACCAGCAGGGGGTTGTAGCTGTTGCGGGTATTAGGGATCGATCCGGGTTCAAGAATCACGGGTTTTGGCGTAGTCGAAGAAGAGGGACGTGATCTTCGCACCCTCGCATTCGGCGTGGTCAAGCCGGGGGCTGGGGATTTGGGCGCGCGGTTGGCGACTCTGGTCGCCGGCATAGCGGAAGTCGCCGACGTCTGGGCTCCCGAAATCATCGCTCTCGAGAGAGCTTTTGTGGGCAAGAGTATGTCGAGCGCCCTGCGCCTCGGCGAGGTTCGCGGCGCGCTGCTCGCCTTTGCGGGGTCGCGAGGGATTCCGGTCCTCGATTATCCGCCGGCGACGGTCAAACTGACCGTCGCCGGGGTCGGTAATGCGAGCAAGGCATCGGTGGCTTCGGCTGTCGAAGGCACGCTGGGAGGAACTCACCCGGCCGGCGACGCAACCGATGCTCTTGCGGTCGCCCTCTGTCATCTCCGGCACGGCCGCTTTTCGGGACAAGTGGTCGAGGTCGGGCCTCGCCGTGGCCGAATCACGCAGGCAGCCTCCCGATTGCCTGCAGGGGCGCGCTTTGTGCGTGTCTCGCGCTAGGGGCTCGCAATGATCGGGGGACTCAGGGGGAAGGTCGCGCGCAAGGAACCCGGTCGGTTGCTGGTCGACGTCGGCGGCGTTCTCTACGAGGTGAGCATTTCCCTGCAGGCTTTCGCGGTCCTGCCGGAATCCGGCGAAGCGATCGAGATCGAAATCATCACCCATGTGCGTGAAGATGCGCTACAACTTTTCGGGTTTTTTGATGCTGTGGAGAAGGTTCTCTTCGAATGGCTGCGGAGCGTGAGCGGCGTCGGTCCTCGTCTTGCGATGAATATCCTCTCCGGGATGCCGGCGGCCGAAATTCTGGAAGCTCTCCGCGAGGCTGACGCGGGTCGACTGGTGAAAATACCCGGAGTCGGAAAAAAGGTATCGGAGAGACTGGTTGTTGAACTGCGCGACCGCGCAATCTCCAGCGATTTCGGCCGTGAAGCCTCCGGCGATCCGGTGGTCTCGGAGGAAGGCCGCGGCACGACGGAAGCCCTGTCGGCCCTGGTGAACCTCGGCTACAAGAAGCCGGAGGCCGAGCGAGTCTTGAAGATGATTCCCGAAGGGCTTTCCCTGGAAGAGACTTTGCGCCAGGCGTTACGCGGGTTTGCGAAATGAGTGATCCGTCGAACTCCTCGGATCCATCGAATGCGTCGGAGGCTCGTGGCCTTGATCCAGAGGCTGGAGTCGAGGAAGTTTCATTCGAGTCCTCACTGAGGCCGGAGAGACTGGTCGATTATATCGGCCAGGACCCCGTCTGCGAGCGACTCGGCGTCGCCATCGAGGCCGCTCGGGGCCGCGGCGAACCGTTGGACCATATCCTGCTTTCGGGTCCACCGGGCCTGGGCAAGACCTCACTGGCGCAAATCGTTGCTCGAGAGATGGGGGTTTCGTGTCGTCGAACGCAGGGGCCGGCTATCGAACGCGGTGGCGATCTCGCGGCACTCCTGTCTGACCTGCAGGCGGGGGATGTTCTCTTCATTGACGAGATCCATGGTTTGCCTCGAAAGGTGGAGGAGATCCTCTACCCGGCAATGGAGGATTTCGAACTGGATCTGATCGTGGGGCAGGGGCCTGCGGCGCGCAGCATGCGGCTTGCTCTGCAGCCATTTACGCTCGTGGGCGCAACCACGCGGGCAGGGATGTTGAACGCTCCGCTGAGGGATCGCTTCGGCTCCGGCTTCCGTCTCGAGTTCTACGATACCGAATCTCTCGCGCGCATCGTCAAGCGTTCAGCCGCAATTTTGCAACTAGAGTTGGCCGAGGACGCGGCACGTGAGGTCGCACGCCGTTCCCGAGGGACACCCCGGATTGCCAACCGCCATTTAAAATGGGTCCGGGACTTTTCGCAAGTTCATCACCCCGGGGAACCCGTTACGAAGTCGATTGCCGGCGACGCTCTTTCGCTGCACCAAGTGGATGCGGCCGGTCTGGATACCATGGACCACGCCATTCTCCGCGCAATCGTCGAACGCTTCGAGGGAGGGCCCGTGGGCGTCGAGAGCCTGGCGGCAATGCTCGCGGAAGCCCGCGAGACAATCGAGTACGTATACGAGCCCTACCTGGTGCAGTCCGGCTATCTGGCGCGAACGCCACGGGGGCGTGTGGCGACCGAGCAGACCTGGGCCCTGGTGGCGCCGGGCCGTCGTCCACCCAAACCGGAAGGGGCTCTCTTTTGACACCGGATCCCGACGGGGGTGATGGGGGCGGCCGTCCCTGGCGCAAGCGCGAAGCCACGTTGCTCGTGGCGGCGCTTCTCGCAGCGTTCTTTGCCCTGATCTACGAGACCCGTCTACCACCCTTCACCTCGAGCCAGACACTATCGCAGAATGTTGTTTTCTTCCTGCTGATCAATCTGAATATTGCGTTGATCCTGCTGGTGATATTTCTGCTGGGGCGGAATATCGTCAAGCTCGTCGTCGAGCGTCGCCAACGAGTCCTCGGTTCACACCTCCGCACGAGAATCGTGTTGAGCTTCGTGACGGTCGCGATCGCGCCGGCCATTCTTCTTTTCATCGTGGCTCTCGGATTTATTCGTAGTTCGATCGAGAGCTGGTTTTCGGTTCAGGTCGAGAGTGCCCTCGAAGCCTCGATCGATATGGCGGACACCTATTACCGGGAGTCGATGGCGACGTCGGTTCACGAAGCACGTTGGATTGCCAGTGATCTGCAGGAGAGCGGGGGCATGGATTCCGTAACGTCGGATTGGCTCTCGGAGCGCGAAAGCGAAGTGCAGGCCGCATCGATTCGGATCTACAAGTCCGACGGCGACCTCTTCAACAAAGCGCAGACAGCAGGTCTCTCCGCTTCTCTGGCGGTGCCGCCCGACGGGATCTTCATCACAAATGCCCTTGGCGGCGTGGAGTCGACCGAAGTGGTCGAGCAAGGGGGTGCGACAGTATTGCGCGCCGCTGCTGATTTTCGCGATGCCGAGGGGATCGTTGCGGGTCTGGTTGTCGTGGATACGATCTTGCCTCGCAGCGTCGTGCGCCGGCGCGCGGAGATCGAGCAGAGTTATCGGCAGTACAAGCAATTGAGCCTGATGCGCCGGCCATTGGTGAATAACTATATTCTCACTCTGGTTCTGGTTTCGCTGGTGGTCGTTTTCGGAGGTACCTGGCTCGGCTTCGCCATCGCTCGCAGCATCACCGGACCCATCCAACGTCTGGCGGCCGGGACGCAGCGGGTCGCCGAGGGGCATCTGGATGCGAGCATCGAGATGGAATCGGGTACCGACGAGATTGCGACATTGGTCGGGTCATTTAATCAGATGACCGCAAATTTACGGGGAACCCACTCGGCACTCGCGGAACGCCGGCGCGCCCTCGAGACGATTCTCGGCAATATTACGGGGGGCGTCGTTTCGATCGACCGGCAGGCCCGGATCGAGACCGTGAACGAAGCGGCCCGCGTGATGTTGGGCATCGGCGAGGAAGCTGTCGGCATGCCGTTTCGCGAATGGTTTGCCAGCCCTCGGTTTGGCGCTGTGCGAGAGATTCTTTCGGAACTGGACAAGCGCTCGCAGAAGGGGGAATGGGACAAACTTCCGCCGCAGCGCCTTTCCATCGAGCACGATGGGGGAGCGGTTCAGGTGATCGCCACCGGTGTGGTCCTCAAGTCCGAGGAGGACGAATCGATTGGCGCTTTGCTGTTTTTCGAGGATGTAACCGAAATTCTCAAAGCGCAGCGAATGGAGGC is a genomic window of Candidatus Binatia bacterium containing:
- a CDS encoding nuclear transport factor 2 family protein; translation: MAEFSRDELEEMVSRFVAGNLEAGRTGDWSAMPQFYTEEAIYSWGNGPKYEFVARGRQEIADYAYGSEMEGLETWHYPYVRTLVDEKKGEFMGFWRQLAPVEGPDGTPYEIGGTGGSWFRYAGNFQWCWQRDFFDTACSGATFQQMWKDGVLTPAMQARLKKGSRMPGWVKAGSFDWYATLADREDEN
- the ruvC gene encoding crossover junction endodeoxyribonuclease RuvC; translated protein: MRVLGIDPGSRITGFGVVEEEGRDLRTLAFGVVKPGAGDLGARLATLVAGIAEVADVWAPEIIALERAFVGKSMSSALRLGEVRGALLAFAGSRGIPVLDYPPATVKLTVAGVGNASKASVASAVEGTLGGTHPAGDATDALAVALCHLRHGRFSGQVVEVGPRRGRITQAASRLPAGARFVRVSR
- the ruvA gene encoding Holliday junction branch migration protein RuvA, whose protein sequence is MIGGLRGKVARKEPGRLLVDVGGVLYEVSISLQAFAVLPESGEAIEIEIITHVREDALQLFGFFDAVEKVLFEWLRSVSGVGPRLAMNILSGMPAAEILEALREADAGRLVKIPGVGKKVSERLVVELRDRAISSDFGREASGDPVVSEEGRGTTEALSALVNLGYKKPEAERVLKMIPEGLSLEETLRQALRGFAK
- the ruvB gene encoding Holliday junction branch migration DNA helicase RuvB; this encodes MSDPSNSSDPSNASEARGLDPEAGVEEVSFESSLRPERLVDYIGQDPVCERLGVAIEAARGRGEPLDHILLSGPPGLGKTSLAQIVAREMGVSCRRTQGPAIERGGDLAALLSDLQAGDVLFIDEIHGLPRKVEEILYPAMEDFELDLIVGQGPAARSMRLALQPFTLVGATTRAGMLNAPLRDRFGSGFRLEFYDTESLARIVKRSAAILQLELAEDAAREVARRSRGTPRIANRHLKWVRDFSQVHHPGEPVTKSIAGDALSLHQVDAAGLDTMDHAILRAIVERFEGGPVGVESLAAMLAEARETIEYVYEPYLVQSGYLARTPRGRVATEQTWALVAPGRRPPKPEGALF
- a CDS encoding ATP-binding protein, with the protein product MTPDPDGGDGGGRPWRKREATLLVAALLAAFFALIYETRLPPFTSSQTLSQNVVFFLLINLNIALILLVIFLLGRNIVKLVVERRQRVLGSHLRTRIVLSFVTVAIAPAILLFIVALGFIRSSIESWFSVQVESALEASIDMADTYYRESMATSVHEARWIASDLQESGGMDSVTSDWLSERESEVQAASIRIYKSDGDLFNKAQTAGLSASLAVPPDGIFITNALGGVESTEVVEQGGATVLRAAADFRDAEGIVAGLVVVDTILPRSVVRRRAEIEQSYRQYKQLSLMRRPLVNNYILTLVLVSLVVVFGGTWLGFAIARSITGPIQRLAAGTQRVAEGHLDASIEMESGTDEIATLVGSFNQMTANLRGTHSALAERRRALETILGNITGGVVSIDRQARIETVNEAARVMLGIGEEAVGMPFREWFASPRFGAVREILSELDKRSQKGEWDKLPPQRLSIEHDGGAVQVIATGVVLKSEEDESIGALLFFEDVTEILKAQRMEAWREVARRIAHEIKNPLTPIQLSAQRLRKRYGAELNSSVFDECTRTIIDEVGVLKNLVSEFSNFARMPAGPHLPTDLGQLLEDSLVLFREGHRRVQFHLAVEENLPSLDLDRDGIRRVITNIVDNAVAALPLAAAPVGEAPVAPESFAEGNVWLSARLDVAQEEVRIEIADDGMGMTQEVKARLFEPYFSTKAQGTGLGLAIVQTVLADHRAYIRVRDNQPCGSRFVIEMPVRSAAGSPVVES